tttttttttttttttaatccattctgatatgtgtctttttattgggacatttagcccatttatgttcagggtaactattgaaagagatgaatttagtgccattgtattgcctgtaaggcgactgttactgtatattgtctctgttcccaaAAGTCTATGCAATCTATGTttcttttagtctctctctttgcttaaagggtccctttcaatatttcctgtagggatggtttggtgtttgcaaattcatttagtttttgtttgtcctgaaagccttttatttctccttttattttcaatgacagcctagctagtattcttggttgcatatttttctcacttagtgctctgaatgcatcatgccagttctttctggcctaccaggtctctatAGTTAGGTCTGCTGCAAATCCAATATtcctaccattgtaggttacagacctcttgtatggagatgctttcaggattgtatctttgtctctgagacttacaagttttactattagttgacggggtgttgacctatttttattgattttgaggggagttgtCTGTGCatcttggattttgatgcctgttttcttctcaaaattaggtaagttctctgctataatttgctccagtattccttctgcccctctctttctttttctgggatttcAATTATTctatattgtttcatcttatggtatcatttatctcctGAATTCTCCCCCTGTGATTCAGTAGttgcttatctctctttttctcagcttctttattcttcatcatttggttTTCCATACCACTTATTCTCtactctgcctcatttatcctagcaaaaggagcctccattttttattgcatctcattaatagcttttttgatttcaagttggttagattttagttattttatttctccagaaagcagttctctagtatcttctgtggtttttttgaagcccagctagcatctttctaatagtcattctgaactccagttctGACATAGTTCtagtgtccatattgattaggtcccaaTCAATTGatacttcctcttgttcttttttggagAGTGAGTTTttatgccttgtcattttgtccagagaagaatagatgaatgagagaacaagatGTTAAAATGGTTTAACaatgactccagaaaaatatacactaaccaaatcagaagagacctgaaacaaggtgtggggagaagaaaggggggaaaaaaaagtatgattagactggtgaataaagAGGCAAGGGAGAGTCATGACCATTCCGTGTACCAGCCCACGTCGGCCAGCTCTCCAGTCATCTGCCCGGACGGCCAAGATTGGTGCAGCGACGCTGCGGGCTACCCCCATGCCACCCATGACCTGGAGGGACCACCTCTAGATGCCTACTCGATTCAAGGACAACACACCATTTCTCCGTTCGATCTGGCCAAACTGAACCAGGTGGCAAGACAACAGTCTCACTTTGCCATGATGCACGGCGGGACCGGATTCGCCGGAATTGACTCCAGCTCTCCAGAAGTGAAAGGCTATTGGGCAAGTTTGGATGCATCTACTCAAACCACCTATGAACTCACCATTCCAAATAACTTAATTGGCTGCATAATCGGGCGCCAAGGCGCCAACATTAATGAGATCCGCCAGATGTCCGGGGCCCAGATCAAAATTGCCAATCCCGTGGAAGGCTCCTCTGGTAGGCAGGTTACTATCACTGGTTCTGCTGTCAGTATTAGTCTGGCCTAGTGTCTAATCAATGCCAGGCTTTCCTCCGAGAAGGGCATGGGGTGCAGCTAGAACAGTGTAGGTTCACTTAAAACCCCTTTCTGCTGTTTTCCCATGATCCAACTGTGTAATTTCTGGTCAGTGATTCCaggttttaaataatttgtaagtGTTCAGTTTCTACACAACTTTATCATCcgttaagaatttaaaaatcacattctctGTTCAGCTGTTAATGCTGGGAtccatatttagttttataagctTTTccctgtttttagttttgtttgggtttttggctcatgaattttatttctgtttgtcgATAAGAAATGTAAGAGTGGAATGTTAATAAATTTCAGTTTAGTTCTGTAAtgtcaagaatttaaaaattaaaaaatggattggTTAAAAAATGCTTCATATTTGAAAAAGCTGGGACTACTATCTTAAACTctttgttggtggtttttttccccttcccttttagTATTAGGCCTTTGTAGGAAAAAGGGTGGGCCCATCCTTGGTGTTCTCTAGCCCTTTTCACCTATTGGTAAGATTCCATTCCCTTTCTGTCCCAACAAAAGAACACGGCAGGCTGGGCCTGCTTTGgggtattaaaacaaaacaaaaacaaaaacaaaaacaaaacatggtgaAAGGTGAaggactgtaaagatgaaaatttaaaaaaggaattgagaagataagaagttggttgaaaaagaaaataaaaaggagagaaggtgaacaggctggagactagaataaagccaTAAGCTAGATTTATGGTACGTTTTGGTTTGTTAGAGGAAACtgtatcccagaattttaaagaaagaataacttatatgtatacaaaaagtaagtttaaatacaatgaagggatagaatagatttttaaataggtattgataagataaaatagttaaaataggaaacaggaaaaattaaaaaaacagaacaagtaaaaaataatgaaaaatttaaaaatttaactgtgaaagactaaagaatgatggggaaaaaagctgtgaattctatgtgctgtattcccctagctttgaagttttgcagttctcattgatcagtaaacttggtcttggctgcatgttcttgctgatcttctgggggaggggctgttgcagagattctcaaatgcctttgccAGAGGCGGAATTGCAATGCCTTTgctaggggccaggctaagtaatctgcatGGTTTTGGTCTCTGGAGCTtttgaatgctttccatagagctttggaggatggcaatgaagatggtggcctcccaatctctggcccagaggagctgaaatCTTGGGGCCCAATCCTCattgtgccctcagagaaaagcagtcaatccctcccgtctccctggtctttggccgcactctgagctcacccagcctgtttccatgcatttctatttctggtgcatggccccgtttggagtctccaaacccagcagattcctgccacattgcttctcccagaggaggaaggtgaatctcctggatctgccacttgtggggtccctgctcaaagaataGTGGTCCAACTGTGTCTTGaatcacggtttaaggtaaccccaagctgagagttCACTCCTTGGTTCTGTCTccacagccagcttccctgctctgatacctgggagctctgccacttcagacacccctggtctttctgtgacgtGAAGGGTCCTGAGACCGTACTGTTGCCATGAGGAGTCCACCCTCCCCTTAGCCACTGGAGCAACGTCCCTTCTTGGAGCAAACTTTTagaagttccaattttgtgctctgctgctctctcacttgccgggagcctgccccacccccgcagtctatcttcccatatattgcctcagattcacttctcaacacgtcctaccttccagaaagtggttgtgtttctgttcatagaattgctgctcttcttcccttcaaacttctgttgagtttgtaggcattcagaatggtttgatactacttagctgaattcctgggaccagataaAATTTAGGTCTCATACTCCCCTGCCATCTTGTTCCTCTCCCCACtactttttttctatccttttgcaTTTGTTATGTAGTACACTAGGATTTCTTCCCATGATCTTTCAGATGTCTATTTTCCCTAAAGTCAAcagttatcttaaaaaaatttttgtttggtttaatACAATGTATCATTTGCACACAACTCAACTCTCACAATTAACTAAATCACCTGTAAACAGATTAGACACACATTTCCCACTTTTTGGAGACCTCTTTCTTGGAAGCCTCAGACCTGCTTTAGAATGTGCTGATTACCCTCCGGGTCCACTCCTGTCATTGAAAGTTTAGGACCTTCTTTCACCATCATCTTGtgaatttcttttgcttctttcttaagTTAGAAACTGTTTCATGGATTCAATTTCTGCCTAGCTTTTGACAATCCTCATTGATTTTTAGATAAAAGGGGAGATGATTGAATTTGCCCCTAGAGATTCACTCTCCATACTTTTCTACTCTACTTTGGCCCTAGGAGGCTAATTTCATGCACTGCATCAACTTCTTGCCCTCTGGTTTCTAAATGGTATAGGCTAGTGGGAAGCATGAGCAGGAGCTCAGAGGGGAATAATGTCAAAGctggcttcctttcttcctaatCTCCACTGGTTGCCTATGTTCCTTTACTGAAGTTCATAAGCTCCTCTCCACAGCCTTTACCAAAGTTAAAGCTATTCTTTTGGAGTTCTAGTAAACACTGCCTCCCATGGTCATTAGGGCAAAGGGCTGGTAATTGTTCTGTATCATTTTTAGGATAGGAATGCTTCACTACATCTAGCTGCATGCCTGCCTGAGACATGATTTCACTACTTTTCAGTGTTCCTGCTGGCAAACTGATGGATGATATAGGCTTTACTGGTTTCCTGAGAAAGTGTGCATGGGAAGTAAACATTTTACATActgaatgtttaaaatattttatcctacCCTCACAGTAGAATAATAGTTTGATTTTTACATAATTCTgggtttcagtttttcttcagaaTATTGAAAAcctatttcactgtttttttggtttcaatatttcttttaggAGGTAAATTCTTAAGATCTCCATCCTCCATGTATAGAAATTTCATAATGTGAGGTATTGCTGTCaatcttcatttttttggatGGTGACTTTCAATTgtagaattagaatttttttttttttatcgtgcTTAGATgcgcattttatttttttttattttttttttccagcataacagtattcattatttttgcaccacaccccgtgctccatgcaatccgtgccctctataatacccaccacttggtaccccaacctcccaccccccgtcccttcaaaaccctcagattgtttttcagagtccatagtctctcatggttcacctccccttccaatttcccccaactcccttctccactctaagtccccatgtcctccatgctatttgttatgctccacaaataagtgaaaccatatgataattgactctctctgcttgacttatttcactcagcataatctcttccagtcccgtccatgttgctacagaagttgggtattcatcctttctgatggaggcataatactctatccccaggggtacaggtctgtgaatcaccaggtttacacacttcacagcactcaccaaagcacataccctccccaatgtccataatcccacccccttctcccaaaccccctccccccagcaaccctcagtttgttttgtgagattaaaagtcacttatggtttgtctccctcccaatcccatcttgtttcatttattcttctcctacccacttaagcccccatgttgcatcaccacttcctcatatcaaggagatcatatgatagttgtctttctctgctttacttatttcgctaagcatgatacgctctagttccatccatgttgtcgcaaatggcaagatttcatttcttttgatggctgcatagtattccattgtgtatatataccacatcttcttgatccattcatctgttgatggacatctaggttctttccatagtttggctattgtggacattgctgctataaacattcggatgcacgtgcccctttggatcactacgtttgtatctttagggtaaatactcagtagtgcaattgctgggtcatagggcagttctattttcaacattttgaggaacctccatgctgttttccagagtggctgcaccagcttgcattcccaccaacagtgtaggagggttcccctttctccgcatcctcgccagcatctgtcatttcctgacttgtttattttagccattctgactggtgtgaggtgatatctcattgtggttttgatttgtatttccctgatgctgagtgatatggagcactttttcatgtgtctgttggccatctggatgtcttctttgcagaaatgtctgttcatgtcctctgcccatttcttgattggattatttgttctttgggtgttgagtttgctaagttctttatagattctggacactagtcctttatctgatatgtcatttgcaaatatcttctcccattctgtcagttgtcttttgattttgttaactgtttcctttgctgtgcaaaagcttttgatcttgatgaaatcccaatagttcatttttgcccttgcttcccttgccttttgcgttgttcctaggaagatgttgctgcggttgaggtcaaagaggttgctgcctatgttctcctcaaggattttgatggattcctttcgcacattgaggtccttcatccattttgagtctatttttgtgtgtggtgtaaggaaatggtccaatttcatttttctgcatgtggctgtccaattttcccagcaccatttattgaagaggctgtctttttgccattggacattctttcctgctttgtcgaagattagttgaccatagagttgagggtctatttctgggctctctattctgttccattgatctatgtgtcggtttttgtgccagtaccatgctgtcttgatgacgacagctttgtaatagagctggaagtctggaattgtgatgccaccaacgttggctttctttttcaatatccctttggctattcgaggtcttttctggttccgtataaattttagcattatttgttccatttctttgaaaaagatggatggtactttgataggaattgcattaaatgtgtagattgctttaggtagcatagacattttcacaatatttattcttccaatccaggagcatggaacatttttccatttctttgtgtcttcctcaatttctttcatgagtactttatagttttctgagtatagattctgtgtctctttggttaggtttattcctaggtatcttatggttttgggtgcaattgtaaatgggattgactccttaatttctctttcttctgtcttgctgttggtgtagagaaatgcaactgatttctgtgcattgattttatatcctgacactttactgaattcctgtataagttctagcagttttggagtggagtcttttgggttttccacatatagtatcatatcatctgcgaagagtgataatttgacttcttctttgccgatttggatgcctttaatttccttttgttgtctgattgctgaggctaggacctctagtactatgttgaatagcagtggtgataatggacatccctgccgtgttcctgaccttagcggaaaagctttcagtttttctccattgagaatgatatttgcggtgggtttttcatagatggctttgatgatattgaggtatgtgccctctatccctacactttgaagagttttgatcaggaagggatgctgtactttgtcaaatgctttttcagcatctattgagagtatcatatggttcttgttctttcttttattgatgtgttgtatcacattgactgatttgcggatgttgaaccaaccttgcagccctggaataaatcccacttggtcgtggtgaataatctttttaatgtactgttgaatcctattggctagtattttgttgagtattttcgcatctgtgttcatcaaggatatcggtctatagctctcttttttggtgggatccttgtctggttttaggatcaaggtgatgctggcctcataaaatgagtttggaagttttccttccatttctattttttggaacagtttcaggagaataggaattagttcttctttaaatgtttggtagaattcccccgggaagccgtctggccctgggcttttgtttgtttggagatttttaatgactgtttcaatctccttactggttatgggtctgttcaggctttctatttcttcctggttcagttgtggtagtttatatgtttctaggaatgcatccatttcttccagattgtcaaatttattggcgtagagttgctcatagtatgttcttataatagtttgtatttctttggtgttagttgtgatctctcctctttcattcatgattttatttatttgggtcctttctcttttctttttgataagtcgggccaggggtttatcaattttattaattctttcaaagaaccagctcctagtttcgttgatttgttctattgtttttttggtttctatttcattgatttctgctctgatctttatgatttctcttctcctgctgggcttagggtttctttcttgttctttctccagctcctttaggtgtagggttaggttgtgtacctgagacctttcttgtttcttgagaaaggcttgtaccgctatatattttcctctcaggactgcctttgttgtgtcccacagattttgaaccgttgtattttcattatcatttgtttccatgatttttttcaattcttctttaatttcccggttgacccattcattctttagaaggatgctgtttagtctccatgtatttgggttctttccaaacttccttttgtggttgagttctagctttagagcattgtggtctgaaaatatgcagggaatgatcccaatcttttgataccggttgagtctgatttaggaccgaggatgtgatctattctggagaatgttccatgtgcactagagaagaatgtgtattctgttgctttgggatgaaatattctgaatatatctgtgatgtccatctggtccagtgtgtcgtttaaggcctttatttccttgctg
This genomic stretch from Mustela erminea isolate mMusErm1 chromosome 11, mMusErm1.Pri, whole genome shotgun sequence harbors:
- the LOC116568799 gene encoding poly(rC)-binding protein 1-like encodes the protein MIRLVNKEARESHDHSVYQPTSASSPVICPDGQDWCSDAAGYPHATHDLEGPPLDAYSIQGQHTISPFDLAKLNQVARQQSHFAMMHGGTGFAGIDSSSPEVKGYWASLDASTQTTYELTIPNNLIGCIIGRQGANINEIRQMSGAQIKIANPVEGSSGRQVTITGSAVSISLA